One segment of Marvinbryantia formatexigens DSM 14469 DNA contains the following:
- a CDS encoding helix-turn-helix transcriptional regulator, with protein MPRGTNQKFKLYRLAQIMLERTDEEHYITMPEIIAALEEYEITADRKSIYNDLRDLEVLGIEVEGEPSGNRYHYHVVSRPFELPELKLLVDAIQSSKFITERKTNALIKKLEKMVSMYEAGKLQRQVYVSGRIKTMNESIYYTVDAIHNAISENKKIRFQYFQWNVKKEMELRHNGAWYHVSPWGLSWDNENYYLVGYDAGVQQIRHYRVDKMLHIQMSEEDREGKEYLSRLNMADYTRKSFGMFGGREREVKLLVENNLAGVIIDRFGKDVMMIPADENHFTVNVTVRVSSQFFGWIFSLGEGVKILAPADVAAQMKETLARLLGQYE; from the coding sequence ATGCCGCGGGGAACCAATCAGAAATTTAAACTATACCGTCTGGCGCAGATTATGCTGGAGAGGACGGATGAGGAGCATTATATTACCATGCCGGAAATCATAGCTGCGCTTGAAGAATATGAAATCACGGCGGACCGCAAAAGTATCTATAACGATTTGCGGGATTTGGAAGTGCTTGGAATAGAAGTGGAGGGCGAGCCGTCCGGGAACCGGTATCATTATCATGTGGTGAGCCGTCCATTTGAGCTGCCGGAGCTGAAATTGCTGGTCGATGCAATCCAGTCCTCAAAGTTTATTACCGAGCGGAAAACGAACGCCCTGATTAAGAAGCTGGAAAAGATGGTCAGCATGTATGAGGCGGGAAAGCTGCAGCGGCAGGTCTATGTGTCCGGGCGGATTAAGACCATGAACGAAAGCATTTATTATACCGTGGACGCGATTCACAATGCGATTTCGGAAAATAAGAAAATCCGTTTCCAGTATTTTCAATGGAACGTGAAAAAGGAAATGGAGCTGCGCCATAACGGCGCCTGGTATCATGTCAGCCCTTGGGGACTTTCCTGGGATAATGAAAACTATTATCTGGTGGGATACGACGCCGGCGTACAGCAAATCAGGCATTACCGGGTTGACAAAATGCTTCATATCCAGATGTCTGAGGAGGACCGGGAGGGAAAAGAGTATTTAAGCAGGCTGAACATGGCGGATTATACCAGGAAAAGCTTCGGAATGTTCGGCGGCAGAGAACGGGAAGTAAAGCTGCTGGTGGAAAATAATCTTGCCGGAGTTATCATAGACCGGTTCGGAAAAGATGTTATGATGATTCCGGCGGATGAAAATCATTTCACGGTAAATGTGACGGTGCGTGTCAGCAGCCAGTTTTTTGGATGGATTTTTTCACTGGGCGAAGGTGTAAAGATTCTGGCTCCGGCTGACGTGGCGGCGCAGATGAAAGAGACGCTCGCGCGGCTGCTGGGTCAGTATGAGTAA
- the crcB gene encoding fluoride efflux transporter CrcB, which produces MKNPVVKKQVKGYNVNKKRKSGDRIVYDRERVQMINCIVVGIGGFAGAVMRYLIGLIPINPENGFPVKTFCINVAGAFVIGLVAALGTRNSWNPRLILFLKVGLCGGFTTFSSFALETDQMIAKGQTVTAALYVILSLCAGMLAVSAAQNIFGRV; this is translated from the coding sequence ATGAAAAATCCGGTTGTGAAAAAACAGGTGAAAGGTTATAATGTAAATAAAAAACGCAAATCCGGGGACAGAATTGTATATGACAGGGAGAGAGTACAGATGATAAATTGCATAGTGGTGGGAATTGGCGGCTTTGCCGGTGCTGTAATGAGGTATCTGATTGGTCTTATTCCGATTAATCCGGAAAATGGATTTCCGGTCAAGACATTCTGCATTAATGTGGCGGGAGCCTTTGTTATCGGTCTGGTTGCTGCTCTGGGAACCAGAAATTCATGGAATCCAAGGCTGATTTTGTTTTTGAAAGTTGGTTTGTGCGGAGGTTTTACGACGTTTTCCTCTTTTGCACTGGAGACAGACCAGATGATAGCGAAGGGTCAGACCGTGACAGCGGCTCTATACGTTATTTTAAGTCTGTGCGCAGGGATGCTGGCGGTGTCTGCCGCACAGAATATATTTGGGAGGGTGTAA